The DNA sequence AAAAAGGGGTACATAGATTAGTGCGAATATCACCATTTGATTCAAATAAAAGAAGACATACCTCATTTGCATCAGTAGATATAATGCCAGAAGTAGATGATAATATAGAGATTGTTATTAATAGTCAAGATTTAAGAATAGATACCTATAGAGCTAGTGGTGCTGGTGGACAACATGTAAATATGACAGATTCAGCGGTTAGAATAACACATTTACCAACAAAAACAGTTGTTACGTGTCAAAATCAGAGGTCGCAAATTCAAAATAGAGAAACAGCAATGAAAATATTAAAATCTAAACTTTTTGAAATGGAAATGAAGAAAAAAGAGGAAGAATTAAAAAAAATGCAAGGTGAAATGTCTGAAATAGGTTGGGGGAATCAAATTAGGAGTTATGTATTTCAACCTTATACAATGGTAAAAGACCATAGAACTAATTTTGAAATAGGAAATGTAGCATCTGTTATGGATGGAAATATTGATGGATTTATAAGAGCATATTTGAAATGGATAAAAAGATAAGGGGAAAAATAATGGAAAAAAAATTGATATATTTATTTTTTATAATGTTATTTTCCACAACGATATACGCTAGTAGAGAACAAACTAAAAAAATAAATTTTTCTGTTTTAAGTGTTGGAGATTTTAATGGAGAATATAAAAAAATCCCTAAAATTTTTAATATTGTAAAGCAAACAGAAAGGTTAAGAGATAATCTTGTAAAAATAGATATAGGAAATAATTTTTCAAAAATAGATAATTATAATGATATTATAATGAGATTTTTAAAAAAATCAAAATTTGATTTTAATTTTTTAGGAATAGATGAATTTAAAAGTAAAGTTTATATAAAAGAAAATAAATTTTTTTCAAGTTTAAATTTAATTGAAAATTCTGTAATTCCTTATAAATTAATAAAAAAAGATAATTATATATTAGCAATTGTAGGAATATCAAATTTATATGGGAAAACAGATAATTTAGTTGATTATAAAAAAGAATTAGAAAAGTTGATATATAAGCTTGATTCAAAATCAGATTTTGTATTTATAGTTTCAGATTTAACTAGAGCAGAAAATTTAAATATATTAGCTCAATTTAAAGATATATCAATTTTATTTGAAAGTAATAGTTTTTCATATAATCCAATAGAAAAAATTGGAGAACAGTATATTATAGCTAATAAAAATCCAATTTTATTGGATTTTGTATATAATCCAAATGTTGCAAAACAGATAAACAAACATAATAAAAATTTTTCTTTGAAAAATTTATTTATAGAAGATTATAAAATAATAGATGATTATTCATACTATGAAGAAGACAATAAGTTAAAAGATTATATTAACTGGAAAGAAGAAGTAGAAAAGAAAAAAAATAGTGAATTTAAAATTTTTAATAATAAAACTTTTTACAAAGAAAATGTTTTGTTGGGAGAAAGAATTCCATTTTTAGATAGTATTGGAGAATATTTATCATATTATTATGATTCTGATACAGTTGCATTTGTAAGTTCAGATATAAAAAGAGGATTAAAAAAAGGTATTGTAACTGTAAAAGAGTTGAAAGAGTTATTAAAAAATGATAATATAGAGATATATAATATTTCAGATTTAGAATTACAAAAATTAATAAAAGCTAATAAATTTTTTAAAGGGACAGACAAATATATCTATTTTATTAACGAGTATAAAAATTTAGGAAAAAAAGAGAGTTATAAAATCATTTCAACAGAAGAGTTTGAAAATAGATTTGGATATAAAGGCAAAGTTTTAAATTATACAATATCTGATTTTTTATTACAAAGGAGATAAAATATGAAAAAAATATTTGTTTTATTTATAATTTTATGTAATTTAATAGTGGCACAAGATTACAATAAAGCTGTTATGGAAAATAAAAATATAAAGAGCATCGAGCAAAAACAGATAACAGAACAAGAGATAAGTTTAATTGGAGTAAATGTGGATGGAATTAGAGTAGATAAAATTTATACTAATTTATTATCTCAAAAAAGTGAAGTTGTAATTTTAAAAAAAGATTTGGAAACAGCATTTTTAGCAAAGAATAAAGATATTAAAGAGATAAATTTGACTATAGGTAAAGATAAATTAATAGCAAAAGGAAAAGTTAGTTTGTTAGGGATTATAATGAGTGTTTATTTAGAAGGGGAATTTATTTTAAATGATAATCAAGAATTAGAATTTGATATAAAAAAGGCAAAAGTAAATGGAATTATAGGAGTACCTAAAAAGATTATAGAAGGGTTTAAAAAGCGGTTAAATCCAATATTTAAATTAAAGAAATTTGGGATTCCGTTATATGTAAGTAAGATAATTTTTGAAAAAGATAAAATAAAATTCATATAGGAGGACATAAATGAGAGAAGTAAAAGTAAGAATTGCACCATCACCAACAGGAGATCCACACGTAGGGACAGCTTATATAGCTTTATTTAATTATGTTTTTGCGAAGCATAATAATGGAAAATTTATATTAAGAATAGAGGATACTGATAGAACAAGATCAACAGAGGATTCGGAACAACAAATATTTGATGCTTTAAAATGGTTGGGATTAAATTATGATGAAGGGCCTGATGTAGGTGGAGAATTTGGACCATATAGACAATCAGAAAGATTTGACATTTATAAAAAATATGCTTTAGAATTAGTAGAAAAAGGTGCAGCATATTACTGTTTTTGTACACAAGAAAGATTGAAAAAATTAAGAGAAAGACAAATTGCAATGAAAAAAGCACCTGGTTATGATGGACATTGTAGAAGTCTTACCAAAGAAGAAGTTGAAGCAAATTTAAAAGAAGGAAAACCTTATGTAATAAGATTAAAAATGCCATATGAAGGGAAAACAGTAATCAAAGACCTTTTAAGAGGAGAAGTTTCATTTGAAAACGATAAAATAGATGATCAAATATTACTAAAATCAGATGGATTTCCAACTTATCATTTAGCAAATGTAGTAGATGATCATTTAATGGGAATTACACATGTAATTAGAGCAGAAGAATGGATACCATCAACTCCAAAACATATACAACTATATAAAGCTTTTGGATGGGAAGAACCAGTATGGGTACATATGCCACTACTTAGAAATGCAGATAAAAGTAAAATATCTAAAAGAAAAAATCCAGTTTCATTAAATTATTATATAGAAACAGGATATTTAAAAGAGGGTATTCTTAATTTCTTAGCATTAATGGGATGGGGATTAGGCGAAGAAAAAGAGATGTTTGGATTAGATGAAATGATAGAAAAGTTTACATTTGATAGAGCTTCACTTGGAGGTCCTGTATTTGATCTGAAAAAACTTGGTTGGTTAAATAATTTACATATGAGAAATAAAGATTTAGGAGAATTAACAAAATTAGCAATACCTTATTTTGTTAAAGCAGGATACTTAAAAGATGAAAATATGACAGATGAAGAATTTGAAAATTTGAAATCAGTAATAAAAATAGCAAGAGAGCCATCGCAAACATTATCAGATTTACCAAAAGAATCAAAAATATATTTTGTAGATGACTTTATGTTGCCGGAAGTAGAAGAAGGAATGTTTGCAAAACAAAAAAAAACAATAGTGAGATTACACAAAGCAATAGAAGATGAGATTGGGAAAAAAGCTATTCAATTATTTATAGAAAAAATAGAGAAAATGGAAGAAAATATTTCAGAAGAAGATGCAAAAAATATTTTACATAGTTTATTAGATGAGATAGGAGAAGGAGCTGGAAAAATTCTTATGCCTATAAGAGCAGTATTAACTGGAGAACCAAAAGGTCCAGATCTGTATACAGTTATAAATGTAATTGGAAAAACTAGAGTATTAAAAAGAGTAAATAATATAGTTGAAAAATATAATTTGAAATAAAAATTAAATTAGATTAAATTAAATAATTGATTTTTGCAATATTTAATTTAAAATATTATAAGACTTTAAGGAGGGGATATTATGAAAGAGTACATGAAAAAATATGAGGAATGGTTGGCTTCTGATTATATTGAAGCAGAGGATAAAAAAGAGTTAGAGGCAATAAGAGATGATGAAAAAGAGATAGAGGAAAGATTTTATCAAGATTTAGAATTTGGAACAGGTGGATTAAGAGGAATAAGAGGAATGGGAACTAATAGAATAAATGAATATGTAATTAGAAAAGCTACTCAAGGGTTAATTAATTATATGTTGAAAAATGATGAAAAAGCAAAAGAAAAAGGAATAGTAATTGCATATGATTCAAGAATAAAATCATATGAATTTGCTTTAAATACTGCATTAGTTGCAGCAGGAAATGGAGTAAAAGCATATCTTTTTGAAAGTTTAAGGCCAACTCCAATGCTGTCTTTTGCAGTAAGAGAACTTGGAGCATTATCAGGAGTAGTAGTAACTGCAAGTCATAATCCATCAGAATATAATGGATATAAAGCTTATTGGGAAGATGGAGCTCAAGTTACAGCACCTCATGATGTATTAATTATAGAAGAAGTTAAAAAAATGACAGATTTGTCACAAGTGAAAATAGCAACTGAGGAAGAAGCTAAAAAAAATGGATTATTAACAATAATAGGAAAAGAGATTGACGATAAATTTATAGCTGAATTAAAAAAATTGGCAATAAAACCAAATATAGTAAAAGAAGTAGCAGATAAATTAAAAGTGGTATATACTCCACTTAATGGGACAGGAAATGTACCAGTACAAAGAATATTAAAAGATATAGGATTAAAAAATCTATATGTTGTAAAGGAACAAGAGATGCCTGATGGGAATTTCACAACAGTAGGATATCCCAATCCAGAAGATCCAAAAGTATTTAAATTAGGGATAAAATTAGCAGAAGAAGTAGGAGCTAAAATCATAATGGCTAATGATCCAGATGCAGATAGAATAGGAATATCTATTAAATCAAAAACTGGGGAATGGATATATCCAAATGGAAATCAAGTAGGGATATTGTTGTCTGAATATATTTTAAGTAATATGAAAAAAATTCCAGAAAATGGAGTTATAATATCAACAGTAGTATCTACTCCAATGTTAGATAAAGTGGCAAAAGCTTATGGAGTAGAAGTAATAAGAACTTTAACAGGATTTAAATTTATAGGAGAAAAAATAAAAGAATTTAAAGAAGGGAAATATGATAAAGAGTTTATATTTGGATTTGAAGAAAGTTATGGATATTTAAGAGGAACTCATTCAAGAGATAAAGATGCTATAGTTGCAACAATGCTTATAACAGAAATGGTAGCATATTTTGAAAGTATAGGAACAACAGTTGAAGAACAAATTGAAAAAATGTATGAAAAATATGGGTATTACAAAGAAGGAATAAAAGCAGTAACTATGCAAGGAAAAGAAGGAGCAGAAAAAATAGTATCGATAATGAAGAATTTAAGAGAAAATTCTCCAAAAGAGATTTTAGGTAAAAAAGTTAGAATATTAAATGACTTTTTATTACAAAAAGAGAAAAATTTAATAGATGGAACAGAAAAAGAATTAATTTTACCTAAATCAAATGTATTACAATTTATATTAGAAGATGATACATATATTACAGCAAGACCAAGTGGAACAGAGCCAAAAATAAAATTTTATTTTGGCGTAAATGCGGATACAAAAGCTGGGGTAGAAGAGAAGTTAAGTAGCGCAATGGAAGATTTTTTGAAGATTGTAATGTAATTAAAGGATAATATGGAAAGCAACTGCTAGATTTGGCAGTTGCTTTTTTTGTGGAATTTAAATCTATAGTTTTTGGGGAGAGTTTATTTAGAGAAAAAATGAAATGTATATTGAAAAAAATAGTTTGTTATGATAAAATATATGTAGTATTATAGTAATAGGATAATTTTTTACAAGATTAAAACTATTAAAAAAGAACGGCTAAAAGTAATTTTCTCATTTTGTTTGAAAAATATGAACATATTTATAGGTTCCTTCAAATGGTTTTGTCAAAATTATTTTTTAATAGAACTAATAAAATTATAATAGTTGATTTTTTTATTAATATCTAACATTCTTTAATATCATATTTTTTAGATATATATTTTCTTTTTAAATAAATAAAAAATTAAGTTAAAAAGTAGTAGAAATATAAAAAAATATTAAATTTTGTAGAAAAAACATTCTATATATAATGAAAATATAAAAAAGGAAGAAGATATGAAAGGGAAAAAATTTCAATTGTTGAGTTGTACAAATTAGGGTAGAGTATTTTTATAAATTTTTATTTTCTGAAAAATTTTGCTTTGAAAAATCGCATATTAAAAAAACAGCGTAGTTTATTTTCTGAACAAATGAAAAAGAGATAATAGATATATATGTAACATTAACAAATGTTGAAGAAACATTTATATTTTTCAAATCAGATTTGGGAATGAGAATGAGATATTATAGAAAAGATAACAGAATAGAATCACATTTATTTATAACGATTTGAGCATATCATTTACTAATAGCAATAGAATATCAACTAAGCGCAAATGATATCAAACATAATTGGAAATATATAAAGAAGGAATGGTGTATCAAGTAAGAGTAACAACTGGATTTTTAACATCAGGAGGAAAAGCGCTATATGTTAGAAATAGATTTAGAGCTAATGAATTTCCAAAAAATCTATGCAGCATTAAAATTAGAATCAAGACCAATGAAGTCAAAAGTGTAATTATATAAATTTGTAGTGTTGAGAATTTTATTACTTATAATATTCTCGATGTTTTTTAGTGGCAAATATGAAATTCGGGTTAAAATTATAGAATAAATATTTAAAAAGGAAATTAAAATTATATTTAAAAATTTAGGAGGAGAAATTGAAAAAGATAAATAAACTAATAGTGATTATTATAGCTATATTATTTGTAGGGTGTTCTACATTAAGGCAAGATGTTAAAGATATAAAAAAGAAAAATGAAAAAGTTAAAATTGATAACAAAAAAGAAAAAATAAAATTTTATTCTAGTGAAAACGATTATTATAATGAAGGTAAAATTGGTGAATATAATTTAATAAAAAAGAATGATATATATTGGATATCATTTAGTGAACTTAACAATTTATTAATAAAAGCAAGAATTAGGAAATACGGAAATGATAAGTACATGGCTTATGGTAGAAAGATTATAATAGAGAAAGAAATGAATGTAGTAAAATTAGAAACTAGATATATTATAAATGATATAGTTATAAATAATTATGATATCGATTCAAAAGAAAATTTAATAATGAAAATGAAAAAAAAATATCCTGAATATAATATGACAAGTTTGGATATAAATAAAGCGGGATTTAATAAATTTGTTTATAAAGCAGAAAATTTATCGAAAGAAAAAATAGAAGTAAGGTTCGATTTAGATAATAGACGAGCTATAAAGAATGAATATAAAATTTATTCATTGAAAGAACTTAATCTTAAGTTTTTTAAAGTTAATAAAGAATATTATTTTCCGTTATTTTTAATAGGTGAAATATTTTTTAATGATAATCTTTATTTTGTTCATAACAAGAATAAAGTCAACATTTATAAAGGAACTAATATAGATCAATTAGGTCAAAAAATACTACCCCCTATTAATAAAGAATCAAGTTTAAGATTGAGAAAACTATCTACAAATTACTT is a window from the Haliovirga abyssi genome containing:
- a CDS encoding phospho-sugar mutase; translated protein: MKEYMKKYEEWLASDYIEAEDKKELEAIRDDEKEIEERFYQDLEFGTGGLRGIRGMGTNRINEYVIRKATQGLINYMLKNDEKAKEKGIVIAYDSRIKSYEFALNTALVAAGNGVKAYLFESLRPTPMLSFAVRELGALSGVVVTASHNPSEYNGYKAYWEDGAQVTAPHDVLIIEEVKKMTDLSQVKIATEEEAKKNGLLTIIGKEIDDKFIAELKKLAIKPNIVKEVADKLKVVYTPLNGTGNVPVQRILKDIGLKNLYVVKEQEMPDGNFTTVGYPNPEDPKVFKLGIKLAEEVGAKIIMANDPDADRIGISIKSKTGEWIYPNGNQVGILLSEYILSNMKKIPENGVIISTVVSTPMLDKVAKAYGVEVIRTLTGFKFIGEKIKEFKEGKYDKEFIFGFEESYGYLRGTHSRDKDAIVATMLITEMVAYFESIGTTVEEQIEKMYEKYGYYKEGIKAVTMQGKEGAEKIVSIMKNLRENSPKEILGKKVRILNDFLLQKEKNLIDGTEKELILPKSNVLQFILEDDTYITARPSGTEPKIKFYFGVNADTKAGVEEKLSSAMEDFLKIVM
- the gltX gene encoding glutamate--tRNA ligase, with product MREVKVRIAPSPTGDPHVGTAYIALFNYVFAKHNNGKFILRIEDTDRTRSTEDSEQQIFDALKWLGLNYDEGPDVGGEFGPYRQSERFDIYKKYALELVEKGAAYYCFCTQERLKKLRERQIAMKKAPGYDGHCRSLTKEEVEANLKEGKPYVIRLKMPYEGKTVIKDLLRGEVSFENDKIDDQILLKSDGFPTYHLANVVDDHLMGITHVIRAEEWIPSTPKHIQLYKAFGWEEPVWVHMPLLRNADKSKISKRKNPVSLNYYIETGYLKEGILNFLALMGWGLGEEKEMFGLDEMIEKFTFDRASLGGPVFDLKKLGWLNNLHMRNKDLGELTKLAIPYFVKAGYLKDENMTDEEFENLKSVIKIAREPSQTLSDLPKESKIYFVDDFMLPEVEEGMFAKQKKTIVRLHKAIEDEIGKKAIQLFIEKIEKMEENISEEDAKNILHSLLDEIGEGAGKILMPIRAVLTGEPKGPDLYTVINVIGKTRVLKRVNNIVEKYNLK